GGAGGGCTCGAGGGGGCATGGAGGAGATCGATGGGGATGGAGATGGCAGTGTCGAAGATCTCCTCGATTCTGGCGGCGATATCCACGGTCGTCCCCATGCCGCTCTCGTACTTGCTGATGGTCCGGCGGGAGACGCCGAGCATGTGCGCCAGATCGCCGAGGGAGAGGTTGTGCCGCTCCCGGAGGCTCCGGAGCAGCACGCTGTCGATGCTCACGTACAGCCCTCCCGGCGAGGCGTAGATCAGCGGGGGGATATTGTCGACGAAGTAGTCGTACAGGGTCGCCGCGTTGATGGCGAAGATGCCGTGGCGGATGTAGGCGGCGCCCCGTTCAAGCACCGCGTCGCGGGCCCGCTCCCCCACGATCAGCGGAGACGCCAGGAGGTGGCGGGCGATGAGACCCAGATCGAATGCGATGTCCTCGCTGACGCTGTCGATCTGGGCGACCACCTTGATGATCACCAGAAACCGCTGGTTGCCGCAGATGAGGTCGAAACTGCGGGGGCGGATGGTGCAGGGCTGGGAGACCTGGTAACCCGCCATCCGCATGATGCTGGTGACCATCTGGAGGAGCTCTTCCAGGGGCATACTCTTTAAGAACCGATATAGTGTATGTTGGTAATAAATATAGGGTTATGCGCATCGGGATCGACGACACGGACTCGCCGGCCGGCATGTGCACGAGCTACATCGGGGCAGTGCTGCGGCAACGCCTGGAAGAGCGGAAGTTCTGCGTCTCCGGAGCCTGCCTCCTCCGCCTCAACCCCAATGTCGTCTGGAAGACGCGGGGGAATGCGGCGATCTGCATCGAGGCGGAGGGGGATCCGGACCGGGCGTTCTCGATCGCCTGCGCGTGCGTGGAGGAATTTGCAGATTTTTCCGCGGAGAACACCAACCCGGGCGTCGTCGTCACCGAGGAGAGGATCCCCTCCGGTTTCTATTACCGCGCAGTCCAGGGGTTCTGCGAGATCTCGGAGGCCATCCGCCTGCTGGAGACGTCCGGTGCGCGGTACCGGGGCTACAAGAACCGGCGGGGGCTTGTGGGAGCCACGGCGGCCGTCGCGAGCGAGCTTCCCGACCGCACCTACGAGTTCCTCGCCTACCGCAAACCCGAGCGCTGGGGGACGCCTCGGTACGTGGAGAGGGAGACCCTCTTCCTCGCGGATGCAAAGACCTACCCGCACACCTGGGACACTGTGGACCGTAGGAACGATGCGGTGGTCTGCGTCCCGCACACGCCCGATCCGGTCCTCTACGGCATCCGGGGGGAGAGCCCCGCCTGGGTGTCGTATGCCGCCCATTTTATCCGCTCCGAAGAGCCGGAGATCGAGCAGATTTACGCCACCAACCAGGGGACCGACGTGCACCTGATACCCGGAGTCATCGGTGCGCTCGAGGAGGGGAGGTCCTACCGGGTGGAGGGGACGGTCGCTTCCCTCCCGGAGACCCGCGCCGGGGGGCACGTCTCCGTCCTCCTCGGAAGGGACGGAAGCACGCTGCGCTGCATGGCCTACGAGCCCACGAAGGAGTTCCGGGACGTCGTACGGGCTCTCCTCCCCGGCGACCGCCTGATCGCGGCGGGAAGCTACAAGGGCGGCAGCCTCAATCTGGAGAAGATGTGCGTCCGTTCCCTGGCGGCGGCGGTGGAGAAGCGCCCCCCCCTCTGCCCGGCCTGCGGGCGGAGGATGACCAGCGCGGGGAGGGGGAAGGGCTTCAAGTGCAGGTTCTGTCCGGGTCGTGCGCAGGCTCCGGAGCTCCGATCCGTCGGGAGGGCGATCCGCTGCGGCTGGTACGAGGTGCCGCCGATCGCACGCCGCCACCTGGCAAAACCGCTGGTACGGTTCACCCCCGCGGAGCGGGAGTGCGGGGACCGCCCCTGCATCGCGAGTGCCGTTTCGCTTCCGGGGAAATGAAGCGGGCGTGCACCACGGCGGGATGCTGAAATTCCTTTATGGTCTGGTACACGCATATACTAGTGGGGGAACGGGAGGGAAATGGACGAACCAGTACAGCAGGTGCGGATTCTGCCCGGCATGAGCGTCGCCGATCTGGTGGAGCAGATGGGGAGTGCCGGAGCGTTCAATGCGGGCGCTCTCTATCGCGCCTCGCAGATCTACGAGGACATGCTGCGGGACGCATCCGCCACGCGGTTCTTCGGGCTTGCCGGGGCGATGGTGCCGGCAGGCATGGGCGGGATCGTCGCGGACCTGATCGAGCGCGGCCACATCGACGTGCTCGTCTCGACCGGCGCGAACATGGTCCACGACATCATCGAGGCGATCGGCTGCCGCCACCTCCACGGCACTGCCAGCGGCTCGGACACGGAGCTCCGCCACCGGGAGATCAACCGCATCTACGACGTCTTCCTCCCGAATGATGCATTCTGCAGGTTCGAGGAGTTCGTCCAGGGCGTATTCGCCGGGCTCGAAGAAGGTTCGGCGCACTCCATCAGCGGACTGCTCCGGCGGATCGGGGAGAACCTGGATAGCGGCATCCTGGCTGCCGCGGCACGGCAGAACGTCCCCGTCTTCTGCCCGGCGATCCAGGACTCCATGATCGGGCTCCAGTACTGGCTCTTTCGAGAGACGCGGAAGGTGCCGGTCGATGCCTTCCTGGACATGAAGGAGATCATCGACCGCTGCTTCGCTGCGGAGCGGGCGGGGGTGCTGATCCTGGGCGGCGGCGTGCCCAAGAACTACATCCTCCAGTCCATGCTCCTCGCTCCGAAGGGGTTCGACTACGCGGTCCAGCTCACCGGCGACCGTCCCGACCTCGGGGGTCTCTCGGGGGCAACGCTGGACGAAGCCCGCTCCTGGGGAAAACTCCAGGAGGAGGCGGTATCCGCGACCGTCTACGGGGATGCGACCATCACCTTCCCCCTGCTGGTGGCCGCCGTCCTGGAGAGGCTGCAAAGATGACGGACCTGATCCTCGCCCTGGACGTGCGCGACCCGGCGCAGGCGGTCGCGGTCGCGACCGCCTGCGCGCCCTTCATCGATGCCGTCAAGATCGGCTATCCTCTGGTGCTCGCCAGCGGCCTGCGCATCGTCGGCGAGCTGGGCGGACTCGGACTCCCCGTCATCGCCGACTTCAAGGTGGCGGACATCCCGAACACCAACCGCCTCATCTGCGAGACCGTCTTCTCCGCCGGATGCGACGCCGTGATCGCCCACGCATTCGGCGGTTCGGACGCGCTCTCCGCCTGCGTGGAGGTGGCCCACCGCCACGGAGGAGCCTGCTACGCCGTGGCGGAGATGAGTCACCCCGGGGCGACCGAGTTCTTCTGCCCCGAGACGGCCGACCGGCTGGCGGCGCTGGCGGTCGCGGTCGGTGCGGACGGGATCATCGCGCCCGCGACCCGCCCGGAGCGTGTGCTCCGCCTCCGCGACGTCGTGGGAGGGCTGAAGATCTACTCCCCGGGCGTGGGGGCCCAGGGAGGGGATATCCATGCGATCGCACCCATGGTGGACGGGGTGATCGTGGGCAGAACCCTGTACGAGGCTCCCGATCCAGCGGCTGCGGCAGAGGAGCTCGGCTGGATCCGCCGATGATGAGAGAAGGGAGAACGGCCCCCGTTCTCCGCACGGAAGGGCGGATGCGCATCTGCCCGAATGACGAGCCCTATGAGTCGGTTGAGGCGGATCCTCTGGCTTTTTGTGCGTCATTTGCGCGGTTCGGGGTGATAATTTTAATAATCCGCTGATCTATGTAGTAGTATGGACTGGACACCCGAACAGCGCGCACTCGCGGAGAAGTACAGGGGTCTCAAGGAGATTCCGGTCGAGGAGCGCAGGTACAAGTGCTATTCCTGCCACCACGTGGTGGACCGTATACCCTGCCCGGAGTGCGGGGAGGTGAGCCTCGAGATCATGTGCCCCCTCGATCACTGCGAGTGCTCCCACGACATTGTCACCGGCATCGAGTACTGTCCTCTCTGCGGCGCAGCCGTTTGCCCGTCCTGCGGGTCCCACGACGTAGTGCAGATCAGCCGGGTGACGGGCTACATGCAGGACGTCTCCGGGTGGAATGCCGGTAAACAGCAGGAACTGAAAGATCGGGTCCGTTACACGGTGGCATGAGGTATTTCATCCGGGAGGCGACCCTCTTTCTCCGGGGCGACTTTGTCGGCGCGAGTACCGCCGTCCATGGCGGTATCGGACGCGTCTCCACGATCTTCAACCACAGCGTTCCTGAAGACTGGGACGGGTCTGATCCCCGTGCCTATATCCAGCGCCTGGCCCGGCGGGAAGGGTTCGGCGAAGATGCGTTCGGTCTCCTGACGGCTGTTGCGTTGAGCAACCTCTGCATCCTCCAGTACGACATGCTCACGGTGTTCGTCACCGCAGGGGTGAGAGAATCTGCTCCGGCGCTGCCCGGCACCATCAACCTGATCATCTACAGCCGCGAGGGGCTATCGCCCTCCGCTCTCCTGGAGACGATCATCGTCGCCACCGAGGCGAAGACCCGGGGGCTGCAGGCGGCGGGCTATTCCTGTACCGGAACTCCGACAGACGCCGTCGTGGTTGCCAGCGAGGGGGAGGAGAAGCACGTCTACGCCGGGGTTCTCACCGAGGTGGGGAGACGGGTGTATGCCGCCGTCCAGTTCGGCGTGGAGCAGGCGCTGAAGAGGCATGCCGGAACAATCCGGAGGGACGCACCCTCCTTCTTCGTATACAGCCGATACGGCGGGGATCACTGGGTGGAATGGAGGGCGGAGGGGTGCCCCTACTATCCCTGCCACTTCCCGGGGCAGGTCTGCGACTTCTGCTACTGTCCGTTCTATCCCTGCGGGGATCCGGCTCTTGGCGAACTCGTGGAGAGTTCCACCAGTGGAGAGATCTGGAGCTGCAGCCGCTGCCATCTTCTCCACCTGCCGGCGGTGGCAGAGTACCTGAAAAGAAACCCGGAGGCAACTCTCCGGGAACTGAAGCGCTATCGGGACCGCCTGGAAAAGAAGATAAGTTAGCTCTCGGCGACGCCCAAGGCGTCCAGCAGCTCTTTCAGGGGAATCCCGTGAACTTCTGCTGCCTCGCGGATCGTCTCCCCGCGGGCGACCGAACACCCGAGGCACCCCATACCGAACCGGAATAAAACCTGGGCGGATTCGGGTTTTTCCCGAAGCAGCTCCATTATTGTACTGTCTGCCGTTACCGTCATGCTCAGTTTATCTGCGCTACCGGTACTTAAGTGTTCTTTCCGCCTGCAGTTTCGCACCGTGGACCTATGCTTATAAGGTTTGAAGAACGCCAGATATAAGCTGGAGATGTAATATATGGAAGTATCCACCATTGTCGAAAGAATCTCCCAGAAAATCGAACAGAAAGGCGTTCAGGCCGACAGGAAAAAGATCGAGTCCAAGATACGGCGCCTGATCGAAGAGTTCGGAGTGAACCCCGCCGAAGCCGAGCGGACGGTGATGAACGAGGTCGCCCGCGAGCACTCGATCACGCCCTCGGGCGGCAGCCGGTCGACCGACCTCCTCGAGATCGGAACTCTTGTCCC
The genomic region above belongs to Methanomicrobiales archaeon and contains:
- a CDS encoding deoxyhypusine synthase, with amino-acid sequence MDEPVQQVRILPGMSVADLVEQMGSAGAFNAGALYRASQIYEDMLRDASATRFFGLAGAMVPAGMGGIVADLIERGHIDVLVSTGANMVHDIIEAIGCRHLHGTASGSDTELRHREINRIYDVFLPNDAFCRFEEFVQGVFAGLEEGSAHSISGLLRRIGENLDSGILAAAARQNVPVFCPAIQDSMIGLQYWLFRETRKVPVDAFLDMKEIIDRCFAAERAGVLILGGGVPKNYILQSMLLAPKGFDYAVQLTGDRPDLGGLSGATLDEARSWGKLQEEAVSATVYGDATITFPLLVAAVLERLQR
- the nrdD gene encoding anaerobic ribonucleoside-triphosphate reductase, coding for MDWTPEQRALAEKYRGLKEIPVEERRYKCYSCHHVVDRIPCPECGEVSLEIMCPLDHCECSHDIVTGIEYCPLCGAAVCPSCGSHDVVQISRVTGYMQDVSGWNAGKQQELKDRVRYTVA
- a CDS encoding DUF1858 domain-containing protein produces the protein MTVTADSTIMELLREKPESAQVLFRFGMGCLGCSVARGETIREAAEVHGIPLKELLDALGVAES
- the pyrF gene encoding orotidine-5'-phosphate decarboxylase, which gives rise to MTDLILALDVRDPAQAVAVATACAPFIDAVKIGYPLVLASGLRIVGELGGLGLPVIADFKVADIPNTNRLICETVFSAGCDAVIAHAFGGSDALSACVEVAHRHGGACYAVAEMSHPGATEFFCPETADRLAALAVAVGADGIIAPATRPERVLRLRDVVGGLKIYSPGVGAQGGDIHAIAPMVDGVIVGRTLYEAPDPAAAAEELGWIRR
- a CDS encoding tRNA(Ile)(2)-agmatinylcytidine synthase, whose amino-acid sequence is MRIGIDDTDSPAGMCTSYIGAVLRQRLEERKFCVSGACLLRLNPNVVWKTRGNAAICIEAEGDPDRAFSIACACVEEFADFSAENTNPGVVVTEERIPSGFYYRAVQGFCEISEAIRLLETSGARYRGYKNRRGLVGATAAVASELPDRTYEFLAYRKPERWGTPRYVERETLFLADAKTYPHTWDTVDRRNDAVVCVPHTPDPVLYGIRGESPAWVSYAAHFIRSEEPEIEQIYATNQGTDVHLIPGVIGALEEGRSYRVEGTVASLPETRAGGHVSVLLGRDGSTLRCMAYEPTKEFRDVVRALLPGDRLIAAGSYKGGSLNLEKMCVRSLAAAVEKRPPLCPACGRRMTSAGRGKGFKCRFCPGRAQAPELRSVGRAIRCGWYEVPPIARRHLAKPLVRFTPAERECGDRPCIASAVSLPGK
- a CDS encoding transcriptional regulator, giving the protein MPLEELLQMVTSIMRMAGYQVSQPCTIRPRSFDLICGNQRFLVIIKVVAQIDSVSEDIAFDLGLIARHLLASPLIVGERARDAVLERGAAYIRHGIFAINAATLYDYFVDNIPPLIYASPGGLYVSIDSVLLRSLRERHNLSLGDLAHMLGVSRRTISKYESGMGTTVDIAARIEEIFDTAISIPIDLLHAPSSPPHIPEQTTQDVPSDLERIGMELHATRRAPFEVLALFKKDTILTGYGSAERVEKRAPLIGSISQVARVHALCIVANYDKQKKIGKTLVLGEKRLRSLEDGSELIELIKE
- a CDS encoding adenosylcobinamide amidohydrolase; translated protein: MRYFIREATLFLRGDFVGASTAVHGGIGRVSTIFNHSVPEDWDGSDPRAYIQRLARREGFGEDAFGLLTAVALSNLCILQYDMLTVFVTAGVRESAPALPGTINLIIYSREGLSPSALLETIIVATEAKTRGLQAAGYSCTGTPTDAVVVASEGEEKHVYAGVLTEVGRRVYAAVQFGVEQALKRHAGTIRRDAPSFFVYSRYGGDHWVEWRAEGCPYYPCHFPGQVCDFCYCPFYPCGDPALGELVESSTSGEIWSCSRCHLLHLPAVAEYLKRNPEATLRELKRYRDRLEKKIS